A portion of the Terriglobia bacterium genome contains these proteins:
- the lexA gene encoding transcriptional repressor LexA encodes MLTDKQQAILDFIDNHLKDNGYPPSIREIARHFEIYPGTVQDHLSALERKGFLQKKRYQSRSLSVPASSRQQSAEGLTVPVLGRVAAGPPLLAQENIEDIIQLPKDWAPAGAFLLKVQGNSMEGAHILDGDYVLVHPQDTALNGEIVVALIGEEATVKRFYMTGDRISLKAENPAYRPIEIERSEAATFKVIGKVMGVLRVMKK; translated from the coding sequence ATGCTGACAGACAAACAGCAGGCAATTCTGGATTTCATCGATAACCATTTGAAAGATAACGGCTATCCACCGTCGATCCGGGAAATTGCGCGGCACTTCGAGATTTATCCTGGGACGGTCCAGGATCATCTTTCGGCGCTGGAACGGAAGGGCTTCCTCCAAAAAAAGCGATATCAATCGCGTTCGCTCTCCGTTCCAGCGTCCTCGCGCCAGCAATCCGCAGAAGGCCTGACGGTTCCAGTGTTGGGACGGGTTGCTGCCGGACCGCCTTTGCTGGCACAGGAAAACATCGAAGACATAATCCAACTCCCAAAAGACTGGGCTCCAGCGGGCGCCTTCCTGCTGAAGGTTCAGGGCAACAGCATGGAAGGCGCTCATATTTTGGATGGGGATTATGTTCTTGTGCATCCTCAGGACACTGCGTTGAATGGTGAGATTGTTGTCGCTCTCATCGGTGAAGAGGCGACTGTCAAACGGTTCTACATGACGGGCGACCGGATATCCCTGAAAGCCGAAAACCCTGCATATCGTCCCATCGAAATCGAAAGGAGCGAGGCGGCAACGTTCAAAGTCATCGGCAAGGTGATGGGCGTGCTTCGCGTGATGAAGAAATGA
- a CDS encoding glutamine amidotransferase — protein MSIFEFFFKYKPIIYEKGHLAFQLLGSRWLFLFFIVAAAAGAWFAYRAVAQDKYSIGPVALRAFTFTVLAFIFLRPVLNISTVLPQESYLAVVIDNSESMKIKDDGKVARSEELQKQLETTNFMKRLNDKFKTRVYRFDATAERIDRPDQVNFSGKRTRLESATDLLQQELGTVPLSGVVLITDGGDNASKQWTESLSKLESRHIPFYTVGVGSENITRDAEIVKVSAPRSTLKESSAAVDVSYRSHGFSGRKATMYVRENGVLLKTQQVTLPPDGEISEATIDLPVKNEGVRLFSFSLEEPDDRIPENNTLNALVEIKNDHPQILYIEGEPRWEFRYIRRALQDDPNIRLVTLLRSSQNKFYRQGLDKEETLAEGFPKKKEELFAYKGLIFGSIESTFFSQEQLKMVVDFVSNRGGGFMMLGGRNSYSGGHYENSPIADILPVQLAAGDRTPVVGPVKMVVTDYGRTNPLMRLSPDANGNVVKDWADLPPVNDYNKTLDAKVGGIVLARGQAAQKGGADPILLAYQRYGRGRTMALTTGSTWHWQMGMDSKDQTHEMFWKQTLRWLVSNSPDPVMITSDKDTYLPGETVRLSADISNKNFERMNNAKVVAKVTNPDGLSQTIPLDWNGAAEGTYQAEFNATGAGVYSIDVEAAQGSENLGSNHSAFQVQDRPVEFYNPALDTRLLQSVATSTGGKYYPLSKMGDIPDDAQYFDGQSSFIEQKELWDVPILFMLLCLSLGAEWFWRKRKGLA, from the coding sequence ATGAGCATTTTTGAGTTTTTCTTCAAATACAAACCCATCATTTACGAAAAGGGGCATCTCGCATTTCAACTGCTGGGTTCCCGTTGGCTGTTTCTTTTCTTCATCGTCGCGGCCGCTGCAGGCGCCTGGTTCGCATACCGGGCTGTGGCGCAGGATAAGTACTCCATCGGCCCCGTTGCGCTCAGAGCGTTCACCTTCACGGTCCTGGCTTTCATTTTCCTGCGGCCGGTCCTGAATATCTCCACGGTTCTGCCGCAAGAGAGCTACCTGGCTGTCGTGATCGACAATTCGGAAAGCATGAAGATCAAGGACGACGGCAAGGTTGCCCGGTCGGAAGAGTTGCAGAAGCAACTCGAGACGACAAACTTCATGAAGCGGTTGAACGACAAATTCAAGACCCGGGTCTATCGATTCGATGCGACGGCAGAGCGCATCGATCGTCCCGATCAAGTGAACTTCTCCGGTAAGCGGACCCGGCTCGAATCGGCTACCGATCTTTTACAGCAGGAACTGGGGACGGTTCCCCTATCCGGTGTCGTTCTGATTACGGACGGCGGGGACAATGCTTCGAAACAGTGGACCGAATCGCTGTCCAAACTCGAATCCAGGCATATCCCGTTCTACACCGTCGGTGTCGGTTCGGAGAACATTACGCGCGACGCGGAAATCGTGAAAGTGTCGGCGCCCCGATCCACACTCAAGGAATCCTCCGCAGCGGTGGACGTGTCGTATCGAAGCCACGGCTTCTCCGGGCGCAAGGCCACCATGTATGTTCGTGAGAACGGCGTTCTGCTCAAGACACAGCAGGTCACGCTGCCTCCGGACGGTGAGATTTCGGAAGCGACCATCGATCTGCCTGTGAAAAACGAAGGCGTCCGCCTTTTCTCGTTCTCGCTCGAGGAACCCGACGACCGCATTCCGGAAAACAACACGCTCAATGCGCTGGTGGAAATCAAGAACGATCATCCTCAGATCCTTTACATCGAAGGGGAGCCGCGCTGGGAATTCCGATACATCCGCCGCGCGCTGCAGGACGATCCGAATATCCGTCTGGTGACGTTGTTGCGGTCATCGCAGAACAAGTTCTACCGCCAGGGCCTCGACAAAGAAGAAACGCTCGCCGAGGGTTTTCCCAAGAAGAAGGAAGAACTGTTCGCATACAAAGGCCTGATCTTCGGCAGTATCGAATCGACCTTCTTCAGCCAGGAACAGCTGAAAATGGTGGTTGATTTCGTCAGCAACCGCGGCGGCGGCTTCATGATGCTGGGTGGCCGCAACTCCTACTCGGGTGGACATTATGAGAACAGTCCGATTGCGGACATCCTGCCCGTCCAGCTGGCCGCCGGCGACCGTACGCCTGTGGTCGGCCCGGTGAAGATGGTCGTTACCGATTACGGACGAACGAATCCGCTCATGAGGTTATCGCCCGACGCCAATGGGAACGTCGTTAAAGACTGGGCGGACCTGCCGCCGGTCAATGATTACAACAAGACTTTGGATGCCAAAGTCGGCGGAATCGTGCTGGCCCGGGGACAAGCCGCGCAGAAGGGCGGCGCGGACCCGATTCTTCTGGCGTATCAGCGCTACGGCCGCGGCCGCACCATGGCTCTGACGACAGGCAGCACCTGGCATTGGCAAATGGGGATGGATTCCAAGGATCAGACGCACGAGATGTTCTGGAAGCAGACTCTGCGCTGGCTGGTCAGCAACTCTCCGGACCCGGTGATGATCACGTCGGACAAAGACACCTATCTCCCCGGCGAGACTGTCCGCCTGAGCGCCGACATTTCGAACAAGAATTTCGAGCGCATGAACAATGCGAAGGTCGTTGCCAAAGTCACCAATCCGGACGGACTTTCCCAGACCATTCCGCTCGATTGGAATGGAGCGGCGGAAGGAACTTATCAGGCGGAGTTCAACGCGACGGGCGCCGGCGTGTACTCCATCGACGTTGAAGCCGCTCAAGGATCCGAGAATCTCGGCAGTAACCACTCCGCCTTCCAGGTTCAGGACCGGCCCGTGGAATTCTATAACCCCGCTCTCGACACACGGCTTCTTCAATCCGTCGCAACATCGACCGGCGGCAAGTATTACCCTCTTTCCAAAATGGGCGACATTCCGGACGATGCTCAGTACTTCGACGGTCAGTCGTCTTTCATCGAACAAAAAGAATTGTGGGATGTGCCGATCCTCTTCATGCTTCTTTGTCTCAGCCTCGGCGCCGAGTGGTTCTGGAGAAAGAGAAAAGGACTCGCATGA
- a CDS encoding HAD family phosphatase translates to MKIEALLFDLGKVLIDFNFETGVQALHGACSISRGRFEEVLWDETWIQRYERGEISTAEFHTYLRETAALEMDLQGFCNVWSSVFLPGLLVSEKLLATLKSRYPLILVSNTNEAHFEFVRTHYPAVDYFEQHILSYEVGSLKPDRKIFEQAIRVSGCRPEALFFTDDREENILAARELGIHAHQFKTEALLIAALQAADVEMAHT, encoded by the coding sequence GTGAAGATTGAGGCACTTTTGTTCGATCTGGGTAAGGTCTTGATCGACTTCAACTTCGAGACAGGCGTTCAGGCTCTGCATGGTGCCTGCTCGATTTCCCGCGGCCGGTTTGAGGAAGTTTTATGGGATGAAACCTGGATCCAGCGCTACGAAAGGGGCGAGATCTCCACCGCCGAATTCCACACTTACCTGCGTGAGACCGCAGCCCTCGAAATGGATCTTCAGGGCTTTTGCAATGTCTGGTCGTCGGTATTTCTGCCCGGTTTGCTGGTCTCCGAAAAGCTCCTGGCTACTCTGAAAAGCAGATATCCCCTCATTCTGGTTTCCAATACGAATGAGGCGCACTTCGAATTCGTCCGCACTCACTATCCTGCCGTCGACTATTTCGAGCAGCACATTTTGTCGTATGAGGTTGGTTCTCTGAAGCCCGATCGCAAGATCTTCGAACAGGCTATCCGTGTTTCAGGGTGCCGTCCGGAGGCTCTTTTTTTCACGGACGACCGGGAAGAGAACATCCTGGCGGCGCGGGAACTGGGCATCCACGCGCACCAGTTCAAGACCGAGGCTCTGCTGATCGCAGCGTTGCAGGCCGCGGACGTCGAGATGGCGCATACGTAA
- a CDS encoding Smr/MutS family protein: protein MDKPFAILEQWVKEGRIHLSAEPARLTVEEELRDFPSDMPAGMSDSELFEFAMKDVKSLGWSAVPLHARPPVEIQGQDEEKEALWVLEQFLRSGNDDFENSGEYIEGSVQPQGRLYLHDLRSGRFSVQAHLDLHGLNQQEARFVLEEFLFEAVRRGFTCVRVIHGRGRHSEKDQPVLKENIQRWLCTRRMSRRVVAYTSARRCDGGGGAVYVLLRK from the coding sequence ATGGATAAGCCGTTTGCGATTCTCGAGCAATGGGTGAAAGAGGGCCGAATCCATCTGTCGGCGGAGCCGGCACGCCTGACGGTTGAAGAAGAGCTGCGCGATTTCCCGTCCGATATGCCCGCTGGAATGTCGGATTCGGAACTGTTCGAATTTGCGATGAAGGACGTCAAGTCGCTTGGCTGGAGCGCGGTGCCGCTTCACGCCAGACCGCCGGTTGAAATCCAGGGGCAGGACGAGGAGAAGGAAGCGTTATGGGTGCTCGAGCAGTTTTTGCGGAGCGGCAACGACGATTTCGAGAACTCCGGTGAATACATCGAAGGGTCCGTCCAGCCACAAGGCCGCCTCTACTTGCACGATCTACGTTCGGGCCGGTTCTCCGTCCAGGCGCACCTGGACCTCCATGGCTTGAATCAGCAGGAAGCGCGGTTTGTTCTCGAAGAATTTCTGTTCGAAGCGGTCCGCAGAGGATTCACCTGCGTCCGGGTGATCCATGGCCGCGGCCGGCATTCCGAAAAAGACCAGCCGGTCCTGAAGGAGAATATTCAGCGCTGGCTTTGCACCCGGCGGATGAGCCGCCGCGTCGTCGCTTACACTTCCGCCCGCCGCTGCGATGGCGGCGGCGGTGCCGTCTATGTGCTTTTGAGGAAGTGA
- a CDS encoding tetratricopeptide repeat protein, with protein sequence MRKSLLSLVLLPFLLLSCGALWQSEKKGPVELARTGMYKDAAAELEPMVASGNFDPVVVESLYYSWIRTGDYTKAREKFDVWARSNPNAGPVQLAAARANRLAGNYDQALTHLDPILNFSNVGVAAQYEKAAVLDESGKHDEAFALYKKLYDNFANGIIRATSDELPVVRAMWGLGGSNNFHDANDLLGIITKSDPRNAEAFVAWGDLLAEKYNEPEAIASYRDALKIDPNMPEAHLGLAKTLASTAPDKASAELETAMTTNPNLIGGHLLIAQQQIDTEKYDKAKQEIGKVLAVNPKSAEALSLLASIAFFQNNTADFNMYVKQVLDTNAHYSKLYDLLALSCEHLRLYKETVDFAREALKLNPQDWDAMGTLGINLVRIGQEESGRQALDQAFKGDSFITSVYNTLDVLDKLDHHFTKFDTPHFRVKLYESEVAALRPYVSDLLERAYDTLSEKYGYKPAVPVNFEMYHDHNDFEVRTFGETGFDALGVSFGRLFIMDSPTARKPDTFNWGSTLWHEFTHVITLEMTDHKVPKWLSEGLSVYEERKGFPGWGDRMKFDYLQAIKAKKLLPVEEMNDGFLHPTYPQQVFVSYYEASIICDYIEEKYGFPAIKKLLLLYKDGKTTPDAFQGALGVALPEFDTGFFAWVDGKVKDIDVKTFTDLMNSGQEAVVKGDTDKAIEILNKTVQMYPEYTEDHNAYEPLAEEYLKKGDKKAAIDILKKYVGYSDTAFKGNMKLAGLLMESGDMAGARQAFEGALYIRPMDLEEHQKFGDLLLTQKQYGPAVREFEALIALNAPDKAGTYTKLGESDFGKGDRPSAKANVMKALEIAPSYEPALELLLKVR encoded by the coding sequence GTGAGAAAGTCCCTTCTTTCTCTGGTTCTTCTGCCGTTCCTTCTGTTGAGTTGCGGAGCGCTCTGGCAATCGGAAAAGAAGGGGCCGGTCGAACTCGCGCGGACAGGTATGTACAAGGATGCCGCGGCCGAGCTCGAACCGATGGTGGCGAGCGGCAATTTCGATCCCGTCGTCGTCGAGAGTCTTTATTACTCCTGGATCCGCACCGGCGATTACACCAAGGCGCGGGAAAAGTTCGACGTCTGGGCCAGGTCCAATCCGAATGCGGGTCCTGTCCAGCTTGCCGCGGCGCGGGCCAACCGGCTGGCCGGCAACTACGACCAGGCTCTCACTCATCTGGATCCGATTTTGAATTTTTCGAACGTCGGCGTCGCTGCGCAGTATGAGAAGGCTGCGGTACTCGATGAGAGCGGGAAGCACGACGAGGCCTTCGCTCTGTACAAGAAGCTGTATGACAACTTCGCGAACGGGATCATCCGTGCGACGAGCGACGAGCTGCCGGTCGTTCGTGCGATGTGGGGGCTCGGCGGCAGTAACAACTTTCACGATGCGAACGATCTGCTCGGGATCATCACAAAGTCAGATCCCCGCAATGCGGAAGCGTTTGTCGCCTGGGGCGATCTGCTGGCCGAGAAGTACAACGAGCCGGAAGCGATCGCGAGCTATCGGGACGCGCTGAAGATCGACCCGAATATGCCCGAGGCACACCTCGGCCTCGCGAAGACGCTCGCCAGCACCGCGCCCGACAAGGCCAGCGCCGAGCTTGAAACCGCGATGACGACAAATCCGAACCTGATCGGCGGGCATCTTCTCATCGCCCAACAGCAGATCGACACTGAGAAATACGACAAAGCCAAGCAAGAGATCGGGAAAGTGCTCGCGGTCAATCCGAAGTCGGCGGAGGCCTTGAGTCTGCTGGCGTCCATCGCGTTCTTCCAGAACAATACTGCCGACTTCAATATGTACGTGAAGCAGGTGCTGGACACGAATGCGCACTACAGCAAACTTTACGATCTGCTTGCTTTAAGCTGCGAGCACCTGCGGCTCTATAAGGAAACCGTCGATTTTGCGCGTGAAGCCTTGAAGCTCAATCCTCAGGATTGGGATGCGATGGGCACTCTCGGCATCAATCTGGTTCGCATCGGTCAGGAAGAATCCGGGCGCCAAGCGCTCGATCAGGCGTTCAAGGGCGACTCCTTCATCACGTCCGTATACAACACCCTCGATGTTCTGGATAAGCTTGACCACCATTTCACGAAGTTCGATACGCCTCATTTCAGAGTGAAGCTTTACGAAAGCGAAGTCGCAGCGCTGAGACCCTATGTCTCGGATCTCCTGGAACGGGCCTACGATACGTTGAGCGAAAAGTACGGCTACAAGCCGGCAGTTCCCGTCAATTTCGAGATGTATCACGACCACAATGACTTCGAGGTCCGGACATTCGGGGAGACCGGCTTCGACGCTCTCGGCGTTTCCTTCGGCCGGCTTTTCATTATGGATTCGCCGACCGCGCGGAAGCCCGACACATTTAACTGGGGTAGTACCCTGTGGCACGAATTCACCCATGTCATCACGCTCGAGATGACCGACCACAAGGTCCCCAAGTGGCTGTCCGAAGGGCTGTCGGTGTATGAGGAGCGCAAAGGTTTCCCCGGCTGGGGCGACCGCATGAAGTTCGATTATCTTCAGGCGATCAAGGCAAAAAAGCTTTTGCCGGTCGAAGAAATGAACGACGGCTTCCTGCATCCGACCTATCCGCAGCAGGTTTTCGTTTCATACTACGAAGCCTCGATCATCTGCGATTACATCGAAGAAAAGTACGGCTTCCCGGCCATCAAGAAACTGCTCCTCCTTTATAAGGACGGCAAAACCACTCCCGACGCATTTCAGGGCGCGCTGGGCGTGGCGCTTCCCGAGTTTGATACCGGGTTCTTTGCATGGGTCGACGGCAAGGTGAAGGACATCGACGTCAAAACCTTCACCGACCTGATGAATTCGGGCCAGGAAGCGGTGGTCAAGGGGGATACGGACAAGGCCATTGAAATCCTGAATAAAACCGTTCAGATGTATCCCGAGTACACCGAAGATCACAATGCCTATGAGCCGCTCGCCGAGGAGTATTTGAAAAAAGGCGACAAGAAAGCTGCCATCGATATCCTGAAAAAGTACGTCGGATATTCAGATACGGCATTTAAAGGAAACATGAAACTCGCCGGCCTGCTGATGGAATCGGGTGATATGGCCGGAGCGCGACAGGCATTTGAAGGCGCGCTCTACATTCGCCCGATGGATCTGGAAGAACATCAGAAGTTTGGCGATCTTTTATTGACTCAGAAGCAATACGGTCCAGCCGTTCGTGAGTTTGAAGCGCTGATTGCATTGAACGCGCCCGATAAAGCAGGAACGTATACGAAGTTGGGGGAATCGGACTTTGGCAAAGGCGACCGTCCATCGGCCAAGGCCAATGTCATGAAAGCTCTCGAGATCGCGCCGTCATACGAGCCTGCTCTCGAATTGTTATTAAAAGTGAGGTAA
- a CDS encoding Sm ribonucleo-like protein: MAIRTPHEYTSRRDRRQAAPEQTYREAEYIDRLSKSRTSVVVKLIDGEEVRGWIEYYDKDIIRITRDTQPNLFIYKNRVKYLFEDPAANGRAREAKA, from the coding sequence ATGGCAATACGTACACCCCATGAATACACCAGCCGGCGCGACCGGCGGCAAGCGGCTCCGGAGCAGACTTACCGCGAGGCCGAATACATCGATCGGCTCTCGAAAAGCCGCACATCCGTCGTCGTGAAGCTGATCGACGGCGAGGAGGTGCGGGGCTGGATCGAGTACTACGATAAAGACATCATCCGGATCACTCGCGACACGCAGCCGAACCTCTTCATTTACAAGAACCGCGTCAAGTATCTCTTCGAAGATCCCGCAGCAAACGGCAGAGCTCGCGAAGCCAAGGCATAA
- a CDS encoding PilX N-terminal domain-containing pilus assembly protein, with translation MERERGVALILALLVLSFLTILGSALLTTSTIDIWISDNYKTSTENLYIAEAGIDNARQLLRTSNLSASQLLAAAAGPDHQLSTATDLATLLASDDLPLIPSDPSMRSSGQPLLNSSGEITGYYYVWLRNDNADGTASTFDTNQTLTLISTASNWGLHKVIETTVQKGGFPDNANDSRMQSAAGLQSFAAGITRHATDLYSTTSITDYGSAAQYKIAVVNGNTTLGPGTGYGILLCQGDLNVAGNFTWNGLILVIGTGNVHWNGFTGTVNGGLFNGGVYNVTDAGQIRLANQPFPYTPIAIQER, from the coding sequence TTGGAACGCGAGCGAGGCGTCGCTTTGATCCTGGCGTTGCTGGTGCTTTCGTTCCTCACGATTCTCGGCAGTGCTCTTCTGACGACGTCGACCATCGACATCTGGATCAGCGACAACTACAAAACTTCGACTGAAAATCTCTATATCGCCGAGGCGGGAATCGATAACGCTCGCCAGCTGTTGCGGACCTCGAATCTTTCGGCTTCTCAACTGCTGGCTGCGGCCGCGGGCCCGGATCATCAACTGTCAACTGCGACCGACCTCGCCACGTTGCTGGCGAGCGACGATCTGCCGCTGATTCCGTCCGATCCATCCATGCGATCCAGCGGCCAGCCGCTTCTGAACAGCTCCGGAGAGATTACCGGCTATTACTACGTCTGGCTGCGTAACGATAACGCGGACGGTACAGCTTCAACATTCGACACCAATCAAACGCTCACACTCATCAGCACCGCCTCGAACTGGGGACTGCACAAAGTGATCGAAACGACGGTGCAGAAGGGCGGCTTTCCGGACAATGCGAACGATTCCCGGATGCAATCGGCTGCCGGCCTGCAGAGCTTCGCGGCCGGCATCACCAGGCATGCGACGGACCTCTATTCCACAACGTCGATCACCGACTACGGCAGCGCCGCCCAATATAAGATTGCAGTCGTGAACGGAAACACAACCCTGGGGCCCGGCACGGGTTACGGAATTCTGCTTTGTCAGGGCGACTTGAACGTCGCCGGCAACTTCACCTGGAACGGTCTTATTCTGGTGATTGGGACGGGTAACGTGCATTGGAACGGATTTACCGGAACGGTCAATGGTGGTTTGTTCAACGGAGGGGTGTATAACGTGACCGACGCAGGACAGATCAGGCTGGCGAATCAACCGTTTCCCTACACTCCGATCGCGATTCAGGAAAGATGA
- a CDS encoding NAD+ synthase: protein MKHPSQLRLAMAQINVVVGDIDGNAQKCLEWIDRARAADADIVTFPELALTGYPPEDLLLKPQFIDANLAALDKVVGRTRDIAAIIGFVDRRDDIFNAAAIAQNGQLVTTYHKIYLPNYGVFDDFRYFQPGNGCPVLQLGRVTIGVSICEDIWYPDGPVFQQAISGGAEVIINISSSPYDAGKRRWRERMLATRASDNTVIVAYNNLVGGQDELVFDGDSLVFDENGDLIARGRQFEEDLILVDLDVESVFRKRLHDPRRRQQKFSVPKPPEVFSLAARSTKHGPMPPAPQPEPLSEDAEIYRALVVGTRDYVIKNGFKKVVLGLSGGIDSALTACVAVDALGSANVVGVLMPSEFSSRGSIEDAEQLGKNLGIELLTIPISDVLHSFTTALKAGFKGAKPDVTEENIQARIRGTYLMALSNKFGWLVLSTGNKSEISTGYCTLYGDMAGGFALLKDVMKTTVYRLAEYCGRIPRATIDKPPSAELRPDQLDTDSLPPYEVLDPILKAYVEDDRSFSEMIDMGFEEQLVHRVIRMVDTNEYKRRQAAPGVKITRRAFGRDRRMPITNRFR from the coding sequence ATGAAACACCCGTCTCAATTGCGTTTGGCGATGGCACAAATTAACGTCGTGGTCGGTGATATCGACGGAAACGCGCAAAAATGTCTGGAATGGATCGATCGGGCGCGCGCCGCCGACGCGGACATCGTGACGTTTCCCGAGCTGGCATTGACGGGTTATCCGCCCGAAGATCTTTTGCTGAAGCCGCAGTTCATCGACGCCAACCTCGCTGCGTTGGATAAAGTCGTCGGCCGAACACGAGATATTGCGGCCATCATCGGCTTCGTCGATCGCCGGGACGACATTTTCAATGCCGCTGCGATTGCGCAGAACGGGCAGCTCGTTACCACCTACCACAAGATTTACCTGCCGAATTACGGAGTGTTCGACGATTTCCGTTACTTTCAGCCGGGCAACGGCTGCCCTGTACTGCAGTTGGGACGCGTGACGATCGGCGTGAGTATTTGCGAGGACATCTGGTATCCCGACGGCCCGGTCTTTCAACAGGCAATTTCGGGAGGAGCGGAAGTCATTATCAATATTTCGTCGTCTCCCTATGACGCCGGGAAGCGCCGATGGCGCGAACGGATGCTGGCGACCCGCGCATCGGACAATACCGTCATTGTTGCCTACAACAATCTGGTCGGCGGGCAGGACGAACTGGTTTTCGACGGCGACAGCCTGGTTTTTGACGAAAACGGCGATCTGATCGCCCGCGGCAGGCAGTTCGAGGAAGACTTGATTCTCGTCGACCTCGATGTTGAATCTGTTTTTCGAAAGCGCCTTCACGATCCCCGAAGACGCCAGCAGAAATTCAGTGTGCCGAAGCCGCCGGAAGTGTTCTCCCTGGCGGCGCGATCGACCAAACACGGTCCAATGCCGCCTGCGCCACAACCGGAACCGCTTTCTGAAGACGCTGAAATTTATCGCGCACTCGTTGTCGGCACACGCGATTACGTCATCAAAAATGGCTTTAAGAAAGTGGTGCTCGGCCTGAGTGGCGGCATCGACTCTGCATTGACCGCATGCGTCGCCGTCGATGCCCTTGGAAGCGCCAATGTCGTTGGTGTGCTGATGCCCTCGGAGTTCTCATCGCGCGGAAGCATTGAGGATGCCGAGCAGCTCGGAAAGAATCTCGGCATCGAGCTTCTGACGATTCCGATCAGCGACGTTTTGCACTCCTTCACGACTGCACTGAAAGCAGGATTTAAAGGAGCGAAGCCGGACGTCACCGAAGAGAATATTCAGGCCAGAATCCGTGGCACTTATTTGATGGCATTGTCCAACAAGTTCGGCTGGCTGGTGTTGAGCACCGGTAACAAAAGCGAGATCAGTACAGGCTATTGCACTCTTTATGGGGATATGGCGGGCGGTTTCGCGCTGTTGAAGGACGTGATGAAGACCACGGTGTATCGATTGGCCGAATATTGCGGCCGCATCCCAAGGGCTACTATCGATAAGCCACCCTCCGCGGAATTGCGGCCGGACCAGCTCGACACCGACAGTTTGCCGCCGTACGAGGTGCTCGATCCGATTCTGAAGGCATACGTCGAAGACGATCGCAGTTTCTCGGAAATGATCGATATGGGTTTCGAGGAACAGTTGGTGCACCGCGTGATTCGCATGGTGGATACCAATGAATACAAACGCCGTCAGGCCGCGCCCGGAGTCAAAATCACGCGGCGCGCGTTCGGGCGCGACCGGCGAATGCCGATCACCAACAGGTTCAGATAA